TGAGGGAGCCGGCAGGGCGGCACCGGGGTGATAATcccacctgggggggggtcgggggggggattaggtgtgtgtgggggggattaggggggATTAGGGGTGGAATCGCCGATCCCCTTAGCGGCTCAGCCCGCTGCTGCTAacgacaccccccccccgccccgtgtgtgtgtgggtgggtgacccccccccggtggcACCGTGCTGGGGTCACCGACACCTCTGTGTCCCCTGCTTGGGTCctggacgggggggggggggcacaagagGTGCGTTCGGGTTCGGGTGGGGACCCCCCAGGTGGGACAGGGAAACCTCTGGTTCGGGTGGGACAcccccatggggacagggaagcCCCCAGCTCTgttgggacccccccagttGGGACAGGGAAGCCCCCAGCTCAGGTGGGGCTCCCCCAGCGGGACAGGAAACTCCTGGCTTGGGGCCTGGCTGGGGTAGGTGGGACCCCCCCCGTTGGGGCCACGGGGACAGGGTAGCCCCAAGGTCTGTTGGGACTCCCCCCATTGGGACAGGAAAATCACCAGCTCTGTTGGGACCCCCCATTGGgacagggcagcccccagctctaTTGGGGACCCCAGTTGGGAGAGGGAAGCCCCCAGCTCTATTGGGATGCCTCAGTCAGGACAAGGAAGCCCCCACCCCTATTGGGACCCCCCAGCTGGgacagggcagcccccagctctgtCGAGACCCCCCCAGTTAGGaccaggaccccccccgcccccgacCCCAATCTGAGCAGCACCCGCCCCCGTCTGAGCGCAGGCTGCGGGACCAGCGCCCTGAGCTACGAGCTGCACGAGCGGGGCTACCGGGACGTCACCAGCATCGACTTCTCGCCCGCCTGCATCGAGGCCATGCGCGCCCGCTACGCCCGCTGCCCCCGCCTGCGCTGGGCCGTCATGGACATGCGCGCCCTCGCCTTCCCCGACGCCTCCTTCGACGTGGTGCTGGAGAAGGGCACCCTGGACGTGCTGCTGGCGGACGAAAAAGACCCCTGGCGCGTCTCgccccgggccgccgccgcgATGCACCGGGTGCTGGCGGAGGTACGGCGGCACGGCCGCGAGCGCCGGAGCcggggggtgtttggggtggtggtggtgggacggggacggggacggggaaaatgcccgtcccctccccggcagccccgcagccggtGCTGTTTGCCCCCTGTGATGCTCTGCGCCGGGGGCAGGATGCGTCCCCGTGCGTGGatgcgcgggggggggcgcagtgctgccagccccggggaAGGTGACatcctgtgccccccccccccatcttcgATCTCGTTAGCGGGGTATCGACAGGGCCGTGGTGTTGCCACGGGGACGGGCGATGCCTCCGGGTCCCTGCTAATTGGCAGCGGGGACCGGGATGAAGCCAccgtggcgggggggggcgcgtgctgggagccccccctCGTCCCCTCGCGCCCCCCCGGCTTCAGGCTTTGCCCGGCTGAGCCCGGGGCTCCGAACGctgcgggcagcggggctgccctCGGCATCCTGGCCATGCCAGTCCCTGTCACTTGGCCAAACAGCGAggatttagctttttttttcttttttttctctttttttttttttccctctttaatCCTCTGCTCAatccctgccctcccccagcACCGCAGGGCACGGCGCCGTGCCCCAGACCCCGCTGATTCCCACAGGGGGTCCTCCTGGGGCCGGCGTCCTCATCCCACCCCCTGCTCCCTTCTCAtgggggggccaggggggtTCACAGCCTCCTAACACATGGCTTTTTGGGGCGATGCGGGACCCCCGCCCAACACTCAGGGTGCTGTTTCCGTGCCAGGCAGGAGGGGTCCGCGCTgagcccccccttccccatctcaTTCCCGGCCCTGACCTGGCAACCTCCGTTATGGCACCGCCATCCCGAGCAGCCCCCCCACGCCGGCgcccccccggctgctgccCGCGATCCTCTTAGGGAGCCCCTCGCGGTAACGGGATCagctgctgcccccctccctgGGGGGCCAGGGGGGGACGTGAggacccccgggggggcacCCACCACAGGGCTGGTCCCCAAACCTGATTATTGGGGAGCGAAGGGGGGGGGACCCCACTTTGGCCAGGCAAATGGGAAGGTTTCCCTTCCCAAGCAGGGGCCGTTAGTGCTGTGTTAATGGGGTGTAGGGTACAGGCACAAAGTTTTTGGGGTCGGACCCCCCCGGTGCCGACGCAGGGCCCCGCGGGAggcgctgggggctgccccccccgccccccaggcACTGCCTTTGCATGCCGAGCACGCGAGCGCCGGCCGTAAAAGCCTTTTGACATTGGATAAAGCCAAGCAAGAAAATTGATGTTCTTTTCCATCCTATTAGCGGGGGCTTAGTTCCAGCCAGGAGAAAATGGTGATTAAAAGGGTCGGGGCTCAAAACGGCTCGGGCTTtcaccctggggggggggggggggcggcacggGTGCCGGATGGCGACGGGATGGAGGGGTTTGGGATGTGGGGGGTACAAGGGGGATTTTCGGGGGATGGAGACGGGTCTGCGGGGCCGAACCTAAccgtgtgtgtgtccccccccccaaaaaccctgcCGGCCCGGTCCCGGCGCTTTCTCCCCGCAGGTGAGCCGGGTGCTGCGCCCGGGGGGCCGCTTCCTCTCCATCACCTTCGCCCAGCCGCATTTCCGCGCCCCCCACTACGCGCAGGAGGCCTTCGGCTGGTCCCTGCGGCACGCCGCCTGCCGCGACGCCGCCTGCGGGGACGCCTTCCACTACTTCCTCTACGTCATGTGCAAGGGGCAGCCCCTGGCCGCCTCCGACCTGGCCCTGGGGGAACGGCTCTGGcacccccccgcgccccccagcccgccgccccccctggacgaggacgaggacgaggacTACCTGCTGGCCATCCAGCTGTGACCTGGCGgggcaaccccccccccgcctcctctGTGCCTTGGTTGTATGGATTTAGGGGGTGTGAGCGATGGGGGGGGCTTCTCCTCATCCTCCTGGGGGGCTCCttgtgcggggggggggagcggggcagaCAGGGCCACGTCTCGCTCAtccctttcccccccctccccgtgctgtGCTCCTCTGGAGAGCAGCCAGGGCTCGGGGCTTTGCGGCCGGTAATGAAGCCGAAGCGGGTTTAATTCCAGGCAGCcgtctcggggggggggcggcccccgggtccccccccacAAGGCGGGACAGGGGGACACCCCCGCGGAGGGGCGGCGGTGCAATATGCACCGGGCACAAGAGCTGCTGTTTTTGGCGAGAGCCCGAAGTGGGtcagccgtgcccccccccagtgccaggAACCCGCCAAGGACTCCGGGGTCGGACCCCAAAACCGGCGACCCCAAATCccgggggggtggtggtgaagcagggggggggagaaggacCAGGCGGTGCCGGGCTGCCGTCGGTACATGAATGTGTTTTATTCGTCGCATTTTGTTCACCAGTACAGtgaaaaatggcatttaaattTACAATGGATCATTCGTAGAACATCATGACACAagtatcttttttcttcttttttttgtgtgttttttcttttttttttcttgttttcttgttgttgttgtgttggttttttttgcgTTGTTGTCTCCATAAATGCCACTCGTAGGTTATCGTAAAAGATGACGAGTTTCTCATGCACaccagaccccccccaccccccccccccttccccgagaagcttcttaaaaaataaaattaaattaaagtacaaaattaaaaacGACAACTCAGGAAcggccccccctgccctccccgctcccccccccccaaacctccccaaccccccccccccgaagccccaggcccccccaaaatcctcccgAGGGAGGCAGCGGCGGATGCGGGGCGATGGATGGATGGTGCGTGCGGACCCCACCGACGTTCCCCAAGTCCTGCTGCCGGCGGGGGGCCGTgggtttttctctctctctctctctctctctcttcaccttcccctttttttcttttttttttttttcgttttcttatggaaaaaaatatgaaccaTTTGcgttttgtattttgttttaccCCCCCCCCGATGCGCTACTTCAACGCCTCGCCGTCAGCGGCtcgttttgtttctttttaacaaatattcggatataaaaatacaaatatgaggaaagttttttttgtgttttgttttgttttttttttttgtttgtttttctgttttaaaaagaagctgTTTGCCGGAGTGGGGGTGACCCTTTCGGCACCAGGACGCGGCGCCCGGGGGGGCCACCGAAGCTCATGCAAAAAACGATGGAGCAAAAAAATGGCACCGGGGGCGGCTTCGAGCCCGCTCCGGCCCCGCtcagctccgtgccccccccccccacgacgtgggttttttgttgtatttttttggaggggggggtcccTCGCTGCGGGGGGTTGGGGAGGTAAAGTGCATGGCCCGGGGGGGCGACCCCGAAGCCGGTGGGAGCGTAtggagggggtgtggggggtccgggggggggggtggccccCCCCCGCTCTCTCCCCGCTTGCTGCACCCCCCGTggggcctcgggggggggggggggggggggccgcgggcatggcctcccagcgccccccccccttctctttcctcgtctgtgccccccccccgggcccgaGGGTCCTGGCGGCGGCTCCGGGTTTATACCCCCGACGGCGACTTCTCCGTCATGCCCTTGAGCACCTCGTCTATCCGGTCATCCTCGATCACCACTGCGGGGACAcgcgggggggggacgcgggtGGGTGCGGGGAcacgcgggggggggcagcgcccggccctTCCTCCCTTatccccccccttcctcctcctcctctccccgcagAGGGTCTGgatgcgcccccccccccttacagCCACCCCctaggggttggggggggaatggggtgatggggggggggggcagacagggggtgcccccccctctCCTTTTCCCCGCGGCCGGCTGTGGGTGGatggcgggggcgggggggcaggaagggaccCCCCCTCCGCGCTGCGGCAGGCGCTGCTGCGAGCAACAGGACTGGAATGGGTAATGACCCAGCGGGGGGGGCACCAGCCGCTGCTGgatggaccccccccccccc
This sequence is a window from Anser cygnoides isolate HZ-2024a breed goose chromosome 9, Taihu_goose_T2T_genome, whole genome shotgun sequence. Protein-coding genes within it:
- the EEF1AKMT4 gene encoding EEF1A lysine methyltransferase 4; this translates as MRSDPPRYRERRYWDERYREGAAEPREWLGGFGRFSELLEAELRHGDSVLVLGCGTSALSYELHERGYRDVTSIDFSPACIEAMRARYARCPRLRWAVMDMRALAFPDASFDVVLEKGTLDVLLADEKDPWRVSPRAAAAMHRVLAEVSRVLRPGGRFLSITFAQPHFRAPHYAQEAFGWSLRHAACRDAACGDAFHYFLYVMCKGQPLAASDLALGERLWHPPAPPSPPPPLDEDEDEDYLLAIQL